A genomic region of Thunnus albacares chromosome 4, fThuAlb1.1, whole genome shotgun sequence contains the following coding sequences:
- the chl1b gene encoding neural cell adhesion molecule L1-like protein isoform X2, translating to MDFLVLGHVNIEQLPTITAQSPSSLIAFPFDESFPMTCEAKGNPEPEFRWMKNGQEFDPFLDPRLMKEENSGTFVIPNNGNLTEYQGTYRCYASNKLGTAISKEIEFIVPHVPKFPKETLDPVVVEEGQPFTLKCEPPKGIPPLQIYWMTINLQHIEQDERVSMGLNGDLYFSHAVEKDSRRDYCCFAAFPRIRTIVQKTAMSVIVKTKKSDMSPETANAILDRRPSLLTPSGVRSETQLVKGEDLKLECIAEGFPTPQVEWVKIGHELPIKAKLESHGKVLIVPRVEQEDSGKYMCKAKNALGEAIHYFTVTVEEPPEWVFEPESQLRMIGSEVHIKCSASGTPQPTITWRVNGVPLQEAPAANRKVFGDTITLHNAKASDSAVYQCEASNRHGSLLSNANIMIMDLPPMILTKEGRDYSAIEGKGVIMHCKVFSSPPSTITWSRDDSSESVEGPRFAVHDNGSLEIYSVEKDDTGQYTCYAKNTEGSSAIDAMLYVKDPTRIAVAPEDLKILIGTTAQLSCLAEYDKSFSNDFELLWEKDDMEIALNYTENSRYFVEDGILQIINVSHRDQGVYTCVARTPVDQAIASALLMVLDVPDAPENLVLSEHKSKSVKLKWIPGDDHNSSTTEFIIEYEESQWEPGNWKELLRVPGNHGSAILKLHGHVDYRFRVSAVNAVGRGPRSEPTERYKTPPSAPDKNPENIKIEGHLPHEMDINWEPLLPIEHNGPGLEYKVSYRRQDLEEDWKEHIVKRHSFVVKNTPTFVPYEIKIQARNHQGWGPEPKIVTGYSGEDFPSAAPDDVAVEVMNSSMVKVSWMRVHKDKLHGHLGGYRINWWRLRSLADSKKSHGEKHTLMFPGDRNHATVPGITPFSEYSLIVMTFNGRGNGPGSHPVNFKTPEGVPEKNPVFRVTDVQKHTVSLVWAPPLEPNGILTGYLLEYQLINDTEEVGPLQTVDISNPDTTKWILRDLEPVSKYKFYLRSCTTVGCGPVVSEECTTTLEGIPALLNVSSAVSDSFANISWISGGERTEFYIAYMNNREGHWNISEALNASKTFHIIDGLEPGTEYTVRLMPNRWLDNSSIFEDVITTRSTGLASIHGGISTQGWFIGLMCAIALLTLIVLIACFVNRNKGGKYSVKEKEDLHPDVESQGMNDDTFCEYSDNDEKPLKGSQHSLSREIKAGDSGDSLVDYGDEDAQFNEDGSFIGEYAGRKEKRVSAEIKATIQTPA from the exons ATGGATTTTCTAGTTTTAGGTCATGTAAACA TTGAGCAGCTGCCCACCATCACCGCTCAGTCGCCCAGCTCTCTCATCGCCTTCCCTTTTGATGAAAGCTTCCCCATGACGTGTGAAGCCAAAGGGAATCCCGAGCCAGA ATTCAGGTGGATGAAGAATGGCCAGGAATTTGACCCCTTTCTAGACCCCCGTCTGATGAAAGAGGAGAATTCTGGGACCTTTGTGATACCCAATAATGGGAACCTTACTGAGTACCAGGGAACCTATCGCTGTTACGCCTCAAACAAACTGGGGACTGCCATATCGAAGGAGATTGAGTTCATTGTACCCC ATGTCCCCAAGTTTCCTAAAGAGACGCTTGATCCTGTTGTGGTAGAGGAAGGTCAGCCTTTTACTTTGAAATGTGAACCACCTAAAGGAATACCTCCTCTGCAGATCTACTGGATGACTATCA ATCTCCAGCATATAGAACAAGATGAGAGGGTGTCTATGGGCCTGAATGGAGATCTTTACTTCTCTCATGCGGTGGAGAAGGACAGCAGGAGAGACTACTGCTGCTTCGCTGCCTTCCCAAGAATACGAACCATCGTTCAGAAGACCGCCATGTCTGTCATCGTCAAGACAA AAAAAAGTGACATGAGTCCTGAAACTG CCAATGCAATCCTGGACAGGAGACCCTCTCTTCTGACGCCCTCTGGTGTCAGATCAGAGACACAGCTGGTCAAAGGAGAGGACTTGAAATTGGAGTGTATTGCTGAGGGATT TCCAACTCCACAGGTTGAGTGGGTGAAAATTGGTCACGAGCTTCCCATAAAAGCAAAACTGGAGAGTCATGGGAAAGTGCTGATCGTGCCGAGAGTTGAACAAGAAGACAGTGGGAAGTACATGTGCAAGGCAAAGAATGCACTCGGAGAAGCCATCCATTACTTCACGGTGACAGTCGAAG AGCCTCCAGAGTGGGTGTTTGAGCCTGAGAGTCAGCTCAGAATGATCGGCTCAGAAGTGCACATCAAGTGCTCTGCCAGTGGGACTCCTCAGCCGACAATAACGTGGAGGGTGAACGGTGTACCTCTGCAGG AGGCCCCTGCAGCCAACAGGAAGGTTTTTGGCGACACGATCACTTTGCACAATGCCAAAGCATCTGACAGTGCAGTCTATCAGTGTGAAGCCTCCAACAGACACGGAAGCCTTCTGTCCAATGCAAACATCATGATTATGG ATCTGCCCCCCATGATTTTGACCAAAGAGGGGAGGGATTACTCTGCTATCGAGGGTAAGGGAGTGATTATGCACTGCAAGGTCTTCAGCTCTCCCCCATCTACTATCACTTG GAGCAGGGATGACTCTTCTGAATCCGTGGAGGGACCGAGGTTTGCTGTTCATGACAACGGGTCGTTGGAGATCTACAGCGTAGAAAAAGACGACACAGGACAGTATACATGTTATGCCAAGAACACAGAGGGGTCGTCTGCCATTGATGCCATGCTCTATGTAAAAG ATCCCACTAGAATAGCTGTGGCCCCGGAGGACCTGAAGATCTTAATAGGTACCACGGCCCAGCTCTCATGCCTGGCAGAGTACGACAAGTCCTTCAGCAACGACTTTGAGCTCCTGTGGGAAAAAGATGATATGGAGATAGCCCTCAACTACACTGAGAATTCAAG ATACTTTGTGGAGGACGGTATCCTTCAGATCATCAATGTAAGCCACAGGGATCAGGGTGTCTACACATGTGTGGCAAGAACTCCAGTGGACCAAGCCATAGCCTCAGCGTTGCTCATGGTGTTAG ATGTCCCTGATGCACCTGAGAACTTGGTACTGTCTGaacacaaaagcaaaagtgTGAAACTGAAATGGATCCCTGGGGACGATCACAATAGCTCAACCACAG AGTTTATTATCGAGTATGAAGAAAGCCAGTGGGAGCCAGGAAACTGGAAGGAGCTGCTCAGAGTACCTGGGAACCACGGCTCGGCCATCCTCAAACTCCACGGACACGTCGACTATCGCTTCCGTGTGTCTGCTGTTAATGCTGTAGGGAGGGGTCCTCGCAGCGAGCCCACAGAGAGATACAAAACCCCCCCTTCAG CCCCTGACAAGAACCctgaaaatatcaaaattgAAGGTCATTTGCCACATGAAATGGATATAAACTGGGAG CCCTTGTTGCCGATTGAACACAACGGTCCCGGTCTGGAGTATAAGGTGAGTTACAGACGACAAGACTTGGAGGAGGACTGGAAGGAACACATAGTGAAGAGACACTCATTTGTGGTGAAGAACACTCCTACCTTTGTGCCCTACGAGATCAAGATCCAAGCCAGGAACCACCAGGGCTGGGGCCCAGAGCCAAAAATAGTGACTGGCTACTCTGGAGAAGACT TTCCCTCTGCTGCACCTGATGATGTAGCTGTGGAGGTGATGAACAGCTCAATGGTCAAGGTTAGCTGGATGCGTGTACACAAGGACAAGTTACATGGACATCTGGGAGGCTACAGG ATAAACTGGTGGCGTCTACGCAGTCTGGCGGATTCAAAGAAAAGCCAtggagagaaacacacactgatgttcCCCGGGGACCGGAACCACGCTACGGTACCGGGAATAACACCCTTCTCTGAGTACAGCCTCATCGTCATGACCTTCAACGGGCGGGGCAACGGCCCCGGCAGCCATCCCGTCAACTTCAAAACCCCAGAGGGAG TCCCTGAGAAAAATCCTGTTTTCAGGGTCACAGATGTACAGAAGCACACTGTCTCTCTGGTCTGGGCCCCGCCATTGGAGCCTAATGGCATTCTCACCGGGTACCTCCTTGAGTATCAGCTGA tCAACGACACAGAAGAAGTGGGGCCACTGCAGACAGTAGATATCAGCAATCCCGACACCACCAAGTGGATTCTGCGCGACTTGGAGCCTGTAAGCAAATACAAGTTCTACCTGCGCTCCTGCACCACGGTGGGCTGCGGACCGGTTGTCAGCGAGGAGTGCACCACCACCTTAGAAGGAA TCCCGGCCCTATTGAATGTTAGCTCAGCTGTTAGTGACAGCTTTGCAAATATCAGCTGGATATCTGGAGGAGAGCGCACAGAGTTCTATATTGCATATATGAACAACC GTGAGGGTCACTGGAATATATCAGAGGCCTTAAACGCATCTAAGACCTTCCACATCATTGACGGGCTCGAACCTGGGACTGAATACACTGTGCGCCTTATGCCTAACCGCTGGCTTGATAATTCTAGTATATTTGAAGATGTTATCACAACCAGGTCCACAG GTCTGGCCAGCATCCATGGAGGAATATCCACCCAGGGCTGGTTTATCGGCCTGATGTGTGCCATCGCTCTCCTCACACTCATTGTGTTGATCGCCTGCTTTGTCAACAGAAATAAAGGAGGGAAGTATTCCG taaaagaaaaagaagaccTTCACCCAGACGTGGAGTCCCAGGGCATGAATGATGACACATTTTGTGAATACAG CGACAACGACGAGAAGCCACTGAAGGGCAGCCAACACTCGCTGAGCAGAGAGATCAAAGCGGGGGACAGCGGGGACAGCCTGGTGGACTACGGCGACGAGGACGCTCAGTTCAACGAGGATGGCTCCTTTATCGGCGAGTACGCGGGACGAAAGGAGAAGAGGGTGTCAGCTGAGATCAAAGCCACCATTCAGACCCCGGCATGA
- the chl1b gene encoding neural cell adhesion molecule L1-like protein isoform X6: protein MRSQRSPGAVVVLGLTTFICAFHTTTAIDIPLEVEQLPTITAQSPSSLIAFPFDESFPMTCEAKGNPEPEFRWMKNGQEFDPFLDPRLMKEENSGTFVIPNNGNLTEYQGTYRCYASNKLGTAISKEIEFIVPHVPKFPKETLDPVVVEEGQPFTLKCEPPKGIPPLQIYWMTINLQHIEQDERVSMGLNGDLYFSHAVEKDSRRDYCCFAAFPRIRTIVQKTAMSVIVKTKKSDMSPETANAILDRRPSLLTPSGVRSETQLVKGEDLKLECIAEGFPTPQVEWVKIGHELPIKAKLESHGKVLIVPRVEQEDSGKYMCKAKNALGEAIHYFTVTVEEPPEWVFEPESQLRMIGSEVHIKCSASGTPQPTITWRVNGVPLQEAPAANRKVFGDTITLHNAKASDSAVYQCEASNRHGSLLSNANIMIMDLPPMILTKEGRDYSAIEGKGVIMHCKVFSSPPSTITWSRDDSSESVEGPRFAVHDNGSLEIYSVEKDDTGQYTCYAKNTEGSSAIDAMLYVKDPTRIAVAPEDLKILIGTTAQLSCLAEYDKSFSNDFELLWEKDDMEIALNYTENSRYFVEDGILQIINVSHRDQGVYTCVARTPVDQAIASALLMVLDVPDAPENLVLSEHKSKSVKLKWIPGDDHNSSTTEFIIEYEESQWEPGNWKELLRVPGNHGSAILKLHGHVDYRFRVSAVNAVGRGPRSEPTERYKTPPSAPDKNPENIKIEGHLPHEMDINWEPLLPIEHNGPGLEYKVSYRRQDLEEDWKEHIVKRHSFVVKNTPTFVPYEIKIQARNHQGWGPEPKIVTGYSGEDFPSAAPDDVAVEVMNSSMVKVSWMRVHKDKLHGHLGGYRINWWRLRSLADSKKSHGEKHTLMFPGDRNHATVPGITPFSEYSLIVMTFNGRGNGPGSHPVNFKTPEGVPEKNPVFRVTDVQKHTVSLVWAPPLEPNGILTGYLLEYQLINDTEEVGPLQTVDISNPDTTKWILRDLEPVSKYKFYLRSCTTVGCGPVVSEECTTTLEGSLASIHGGISTQGWFIGLMCAIALLTLIVLIACFVNRNKGGKYSVKEKEDLHPDVESQGMNDDTFCEYSDNDEKPLKGSQHSLSREIKAGDSGDSLVDYGDEDAQFNEDGSFIGEYAGRKEKRVSAEIKATIQTPA, encoded by the exons ATGAGGTCGCAGAGGAGCCCGGGAGCGGTCGTCGTGCTGGGCTTGACTACCTTTATTTGTGCCTTTCACACGACTACAGCCATTGATATCCCACTGGAAG TTGAGCAGCTGCCCACCATCACCGCTCAGTCGCCCAGCTCTCTCATCGCCTTCCCTTTTGATGAAAGCTTCCCCATGACGTGTGAAGCCAAAGGGAATCCCGAGCCAGA ATTCAGGTGGATGAAGAATGGCCAGGAATTTGACCCCTTTCTAGACCCCCGTCTGATGAAAGAGGAGAATTCTGGGACCTTTGTGATACCCAATAATGGGAACCTTACTGAGTACCAGGGAACCTATCGCTGTTACGCCTCAAACAAACTGGGGACTGCCATATCGAAGGAGATTGAGTTCATTGTACCCC ATGTCCCCAAGTTTCCTAAAGAGACGCTTGATCCTGTTGTGGTAGAGGAAGGTCAGCCTTTTACTTTGAAATGTGAACCACCTAAAGGAATACCTCCTCTGCAGATCTACTGGATGACTATCA ATCTCCAGCATATAGAACAAGATGAGAGGGTGTCTATGGGCCTGAATGGAGATCTTTACTTCTCTCATGCGGTGGAGAAGGACAGCAGGAGAGACTACTGCTGCTTCGCTGCCTTCCCAAGAATACGAACCATCGTTCAGAAGACCGCCATGTCTGTCATCGTCAAGACAA AAAAAAGTGACATGAGTCCTGAAACTG CCAATGCAATCCTGGACAGGAGACCCTCTCTTCTGACGCCCTCTGGTGTCAGATCAGAGACACAGCTGGTCAAAGGAGAGGACTTGAAATTGGAGTGTATTGCTGAGGGATT TCCAACTCCACAGGTTGAGTGGGTGAAAATTGGTCACGAGCTTCCCATAAAAGCAAAACTGGAGAGTCATGGGAAAGTGCTGATCGTGCCGAGAGTTGAACAAGAAGACAGTGGGAAGTACATGTGCAAGGCAAAGAATGCACTCGGAGAAGCCATCCATTACTTCACGGTGACAGTCGAAG AGCCTCCAGAGTGGGTGTTTGAGCCTGAGAGTCAGCTCAGAATGATCGGCTCAGAAGTGCACATCAAGTGCTCTGCCAGTGGGACTCCTCAGCCGACAATAACGTGGAGGGTGAACGGTGTACCTCTGCAGG AGGCCCCTGCAGCCAACAGGAAGGTTTTTGGCGACACGATCACTTTGCACAATGCCAAAGCATCTGACAGTGCAGTCTATCAGTGTGAAGCCTCCAACAGACACGGAAGCCTTCTGTCCAATGCAAACATCATGATTATGG ATCTGCCCCCCATGATTTTGACCAAAGAGGGGAGGGATTACTCTGCTATCGAGGGTAAGGGAGTGATTATGCACTGCAAGGTCTTCAGCTCTCCCCCATCTACTATCACTTG GAGCAGGGATGACTCTTCTGAATCCGTGGAGGGACCGAGGTTTGCTGTTCATGACAACGGGTCGTTGGAGATCTACAGCGTAGAAAAAGACGACACAGGACAGTATACATGTTATGCCAAGAACACAGAGGGGTCGTCTGCCATTGATGCCATGCTCTATGTAAAAG ATCCCACTAGAATAGCTGTGGCCCCGGAGGACCTGAAGATCTTAATAGGTACCACGGCCCAGCTCTCATGCCTGGCAGAGTACGACAAGTCCTTCAGCAACGACTTTGAGCTCCTGTGGGAAAAAGATGATATGGAGATAGCCCTCAACTACACTGAGAATTCAAG ATACTTTGTGGAGGACGGTATCCTTCAGATCATCAATGTAAGCCACAGGGATCAGGGTGTCTACACATGTGTGGCAAGAACTCCAGTGGACCAAGCCATAGCCTCAGCGTTGCTCATGGTGTTAG ATGTCCCTGATGCACCTGAGAACTTGGTACTGTCTGaacacaaaagcaaaagtgTGAAACTGAAATGGATCCCTGGGGACGATCACAATAGCTCAACCACAG AGTTTATTATCGAGTATGAAGAAAGCCAGTGGGAGCCAGGAAACTGGAAGGAGCTGCTCAGAGTACCTGGGAACCACGGCTCGGCCATCCTCAAACTCCACGGACACGTCGACTATCGCTTCCGTGTGTCTGCTGTTAATGCTGTAGGGAGGGGTCCTCGCAGCGAGCCCACAGAGAGATACAAAACCCCCCCTTCAG CCCCTGACAAGAACCctgaaaatatcaaaattgAAGGTCATTTGCCACATGAAATGGATATAAACTGGGAG CCCTTGTTGCCGATTGAACACAACGGTCCCGGTCTGGAGTATAAGGTGAGTTACAGACGACAAGACTTGGAGGAGGACTGGAAGGAACACATAGTGAAGAGACACTCATTTGTGGTGAAGAACACTCCTACCTTTGTGCCCTACGAGATCAAGATCCAAGCCAGGAACCACCAGGGCTGGGGCCCAGAGCCAAAAATAGTGACTGGCTACTCTGGAGAAGACT TTCCCTCTGCTGCACCTGATGATGTAGCTGTGGAGGTGATGAACAGCTCAATGGTCAAGGTTAGCTGGATGCGTGTACACAAGGACAAGTTACATGGACATCTGGGAGGCTACAGG ATAAACTGGTGGCGTCTACGCAGTCTGGCGGATTCAAAGAAAAGCCAtggagagaaacacacactgatgttcCCCGGGGACCGGAACCACGCTACGGTACCGGGAATAACACCCTTCTCTGAGTACAGCCTCATCGTCATGACCTTCAACGGGCGGGGCAACGGCCCCGGCAGCCATCCCGTCAACTTCAAAACCCCAGAGGGAG TCCCTGAGAAAAATCCTGTTTTCAGGGTCACAGATGTACAGAAGCACACTGTCTCTCTGGTCTGGGCCCCGCCATTGGAGCCTAATGGCATTCTCACCGGGTACCTCCTTGAGTATCAGCTGA tCAACGACACAGAAGAAGTGGGGCCACTGCAGACAGTAGATATCAGCAATCCCGACACCACCAAGTGGATTCTGCGCGACTTGGAGCCTGTAAGCAAATACAAGTTCTACCTGCGCTCCTGCACCACGGTGGGCTGCGGACCGGTTGTCAGCGAGGAGTGCACCACCACCTTAGAAGGAA GTCTGGCCAGCATCCATGGAGGAATATCCACCCAGGGCTGGTTTATCGGCCTGATGTGTGCCATCGCTCTCCTCACACTCATTGTGTTGATCGCCTGCTTTGTCAACAGAAATAAAGGAGGGAAGTATTCCG taaaagaaaaagaagaccTTCACCCAGACGTGGAGTCCCAGGGCATGAATGATGACACATTTTGTGAATACAG CGACAACGACGAGAAGCCACTGAAGGGCAGCCAACACTCGCTGAGCAGAGAGATCAAAGCGGGGGACAGCGGGGACAGCCTGGTGGACTACGGCGACGAGGACGCTCAGTTCAACGAGGATGGCTCCTTTATCGGCGAGTACGCGGGACGAAAGGAGAAGAGGGTGTCAGCTGAGATCAAAGCCACCATTCAGACCCCGGCATGA
- the chl1b gene encoding neural cell adhesion molecule L1-like protein isoform X3 translates to MRSQRSPGAVVVLGLTTFICAFHTTTAIDIPLEVEQLPTITAQSPSSLIAFPFDESFPMTCEAKGNPEPEFRWMKNGQEFDPFLDPRLMKEENSGTFVIPNNGNLTEYQGTYRCYASNKLGTAISKEIEFIVPHVPKFPKETLDPVVVEEGQPFTLKCEPPKGIPPLQIYWMTINLQHIEQDERVSMGLNGDLYFSHAVEKDSRRDYCCFAAFPRIRTIVQKTAMSVIVKTKKSDMSPETANAILDRRPSLLTPSGVRSETQLVKGEDLKLECIAEGFPTPQVEWVKIGHELPIKAKLESHGKVLIVPRVEQEDSGKYMCKAKNALGEAIHYFTVTVEEPPEWVFEPESQLRMIGSEVHIKCSASGTPQPTITWRVNGVPLQEAPAANRKVFGDTITLHNAKASDSAVYQCEASNRHGSLLSNANIMIMDLPPMILTKEGRDYSAIEGKGVIMHCKVFSSPPSTITWSRDDSSESVEGPRFAVHDNGSLEIYSVEKDDTGQYTCYAKNTEGSSAIDAMLYVKDPTRIAVAPEDLKILIGTTAQLSCLAEYDKSFSNDFELLWEKDDMEIALNYTENSRYFVEDGILQIINVSHRDQGVYTCVARTPVDQAIASALLMVLDVPDAPENLVLSEHKSKSVKLKWIPGDDHNSSTTEFIIEYEESQWEPGNWKELLRVPGNHGSAILKLHGHVDYRFRVSAVNAVGRGPRSEPTERYKTPPSAPDKNPENIKIEGHLPHEMDINWEPLLPIEHNGPGLEYKVSYRRQDLEEDWKEHIVKRHSFVVKNTPTFVPYEIKIQARNHQGWGPEPKIVTGYSGEDFPSAAPDDVAVEVMNSSMVKVSWMRVHKDKLHGHLGGYRINWWRLRSLADSKKSHGEKHTLMFPGDRNHATVPGITPFSEYSLIVMTFNGRGNGPGSHPVNFKTPEGVPEKNPVFRVTDVQKHTVSLVWAPPLEPNGILTGYLLEYQLINDTEEVGPLQTVDISNPDTTKWILRDLEPVSKYKFYLRSCTTVGCGPVVSEECTTTLEGSEGHWNISEALNASKTFHIIDGLEPGTEYTVRLMPNRWLDNSSIFEDVITTRSTGLASIHGGISTQGWFIGLMCAIALLTLIVLIACFVNRNKGGKYSVKEKEDLHPDVESQGMNDDTFCEYSDNDEKPLKGSQHSLSREIKAGDSGDSLVDYGDEDAQFNEDGSFIGEYAGRKEKRVSAEIKATIQTPA, encoded by the exons ATGAGGTCGCAGAGGAGCCCGGGAGCGGTCGTCGTGCTGGGCTTGACTACCTTTATTTGTGCCTTTCACACGACTACAGCCATTGATATCCCACTGGAAG TTGAGCAGCTGCCCACCATCACCGCTCAGTCGCCCAGCTCTCTCATCGCCTTCCCTTTTGATGAAAGCTTCCCCATGACGTGTGAAGCCAAAGGGAATCCCGAGCCAGA ATTCAGGTGGATGAAGAATGGCCAGGAATTTGACCCCTTTCTAGACCCCCGTCTGATGAAAGAGGAGAATTCTGGGACCTTTGTGATACCCAATAATGGGAACCTTACTGAGTACCAGGGAACCTATCGCTGTTACGCCTCAAACAAACTGGGGACTGCCATATCGAAGGAGATTGAGTTCATTGTACCCC ATGTCCCCAAGTTTCCTAAAGAGACGCTTGATCCTGTTGTGGTAGAGGAAGGTCAGCCTTTTACTTTGAAATGTGAACCACCTAAAGGAATACCTCCTCTGCAGATCTACTGGATGACTATCA ATCTCCAGCATATAGAACAAGATGAGAGGGTGTCTATGGGCCTGAATGGAGATCTTTACTTCTCTCATGCGGTGGAGAAGGACAGCAGGAGAGACTACTGCTGCTTCGCTGCCTTCCCAAGAATACGAACCATCGTTCAGAAGACCGCCATGTCTGTCATCGTCAAGACAA AAAAAAGTGACATGAGTCCTGAAACTG CCAATGCAATCCTGGACAGGAGACCCTCTCTTCTGACGCCCTCTGGTGTCAGATCAGAGACACAGCTGGTCAAAGGAGAGGACTTGAAATTGGAGTGTATTGCTGAGGGATT TCCAACTCCACAGGTTGAGTGGGTGAAAATTGGTCACGAGCTTCCCATAAAAGCAAAACTGGAGAGTCATGGGAAAGTGCTGATCGTGCCGAGAGTTGAACAAGAAGACAGTGGGAAGTACATGTGCAAGGCAAAGAATGCACTCGGAGAAGCCATCCATTACTTCACGGTGACAGTCGAAG AGCCTCCAGAGTGGGTGTTTGAGCCTGAGAGTCAGCTCAGAATGATCGGCTCAGAAGTGCACATCAAGTGCTCTGCCAGTGGGACTCCTCAGCCGACAATAACGTGGAGGGTGAACGGTGTACCTCTGCAGG AGGCCCCTGCAGCCAACAGGAAGGTTTTTGGCGACACGATCACTTTGCACAATGCCAAAGCATCTGACAGTGCAGTCTATCAGTGTGAAGCCTCCAACAGACACGGAAGCCTTCTGTCCAATGCAAACATCATGATTATGG ATCTGCCCCCCATGATTTTGACCAAAGAGGGGAGGGATTACTCTGCTATCGAGGGTAAGGGAGTGATTATGCACTGCAAGGTCTTCAGCTCTCCCCCATCTACTATCACTTG GAGCAGGGATGACTCTTCTGAATCCGTGGAGGGACCGAGGTTTGCTGTTCATGACAACGGGTCGTTGGAGATCTACAGCGTAGAAAAAGACGACACAGGACAGTATACATGTTATGCCAAGAACACAGAGGGGTCGTCTGCCATTGATGCCATGCTCTATGTAAAAG ATCCCACTAGAATAGCTGTGGCCCCGGAGGACCTGAAGATCTTAATAGGTACCACGGCCCAGCTCTCATGCCTGGCAGAGTACGACAAGTCCTTCAGCAACGACTTTGAGCTCCTGTGGGAAAAAGATGATATGGAGATAGCCCTCAACTACACTGAGAATTCAAG ATACTTTGTGGAGGACGGTATCCTTCAGATCATCAATGTAAGCCACAGGGATCAGGGTGTCTACACATGTGTGGCAAGAACTCCAGTGGACCAAGCCATAGCCTCAGCGTTGCTCATGGTGTTAG ATGTCCCTGATGCACCTGAGAACTTGGTACTGTCTGaacacaaaagcaaaagtgTGAAACTGAAATGGATCCCTGGGGACGATCACAATAGCTCAACCACAG AGTTTATTATCGAGTATGAAGAAAGCCAGTGGGAGCCAGGAAACTGGAAGGAGCTGCTCAGAGTACCTGGGAACCACGGCTCGGCCATCCTCAAACTCCACGGACACGTCGACTATCGCTTCCGTGTGTCTGCTGTTAATGCTGTAGGGAGGGGTCCTCGCAGCGAGCCCACAGAGAGATACAAAACCCCCCCTTCAG CCCCTGACAAGAACCctgaaaatatcaaaattgAAGGTCATTTGCCACATGAAATGGATATAAACTGGGAG CCCTTGTTGCCGATTGAACACAACGGTCCCGGTCTGGAGTATAAGGTGAGTTACAGACGACAAGACTTGGAGGAGGACTGGAAGGAACACATAGTGAAGAGACACTCATTTGTGGTGAAGAACACTCCTACCTTTGTGCCCTACGAGATCAAGATCCAAGCCAGGAACCACCAGGGCTGGGGCCCAGAGCCAAAAATAGTGACTGGCTACTCTGGAGAAGACT TTCCCTCTGCTGCACCTGATGATGTAGCTGTGGAGGTGATGAACAGCTCAATGGTCAAGGTTAGCTGGATGCGTGTACACAAGGACAAGTTACATGGACATCTGGGAGGCTACAGG ATAAACTGGTGGCGTCTACGCAGTCTGGCGGATTCAAAGAAAAGCCAtggagagaaacacacactgatgttcCCCGGGGACCGGAACCACGCTACGGTACCGGGAATAACACCCTTCTCTGAGTACAGCCTCATCGTCATGACCTTCAACGGGCGGGGCAACGGCCCCGGCAGCCATCCCGTCAACTTCAAAACCCCAGAGGGAG TCCCTGAGAAAAATCCTGTTTTCAGGGTCACAGATGTACAGAAGCACACTGTCTCTCTGGTCTGGGCCCCGCCATTGGAGCCTAATGGCATTCTCACCGGGTACCTCCTTGAGTATCAGCTGA tCAACGACACAGAAGAAGTGGGGCCACTGCAGACAGTAGATATCAGCAATCCCGACACCACCAAGTGGATTCTGCGCGACTTGGAGCCTGTAAGCAAATACAAGTTCTACCTGCGCTCCTGCACCACGGTGGGCTGCGGACCGGTTGTCAGCGAGGAGTGCACCACCACCTTAGAAGGAA GTGAGGGTCACTGGAATATATCAGAGGCCTTAAACGCATCTAAGACCTTCCACATCATTGACGGGCTCGAACCTGGGACTGAATACACTGTGCGCCTTATGCCTAACCGCTGGCTTGATAATTCTAGTATATTTGAAGATGTTATCACAACCAGGTCCACAG GTCTGGCCAGCATCCATGGAGGAATATCCACCCAGGGCTGGTTTATCGGCCTGATGTGTGCCATCGCTCTCCTCACACTCATTGTGTTGATCGCCTGCTTTGTCAACAGAAATAAAGGAGGGAAGTATTCCG taaaagaaaaagaagaccTTCACCCAGACGTGGAGTCCCAGGGCATGAATGATGACACATTTTGTGAATACAG CGACAACGACGAGAAGCCACTGAAGGGCAGCCAACACTCGCTGAGCAGAGAGATCAAAGCGGGGGACAGCGGGGACAGCCTGGTGGACTACGGCGACGAGGACGCTCAGTTCAACGAGGATGGCTCCTTTATCGGCGAGTACGCGGGACGAAAGGAGAAGAGGGTGTCAGCTGAGATCAAAGCCACCATTCAGACCCCGGCATGA